The Stigmatella ashevillena genomic sequence GTCCAAGCCCATCAGCTCTACGTTTCGCAGCGCTTCTGGCACATCGCCCTTCACGATGGCCCATGCCAGTCCCTCGACCAGGGCCGTCTTGCCCACGCCAGGCTCTCCCACCAGGATGGGGTTGTTCTTCCGGCGCCGGGAGAGAATGTCCACGAGCTGGCGGATCTCTCGGTGGCGCCCAAAGACGGGGTCGATCTTCCCCTCCCGCACCCTCCCGGTGAACGAGAGCGCGAAGCGCTTCAGCGCGCCCGCATCCGCCCCCTCCGGAGCGCCTCCCTGGGAAGCGGCCCGCCCGGCAGGTGGAGCGGCTTCCTGGCTTTCGGCCGACGCGCGCAACACCTCCGGCAACGACCGCTTCAGCTCATCGAGCGGGACGGCATCCAGTTCCGGAAAGTGCTCGGCGGTGTAGCGGCTCCGCCGAAGGATGAACTGGGCGACGAGAAGCCCCGAACGAAGCCGGGAGTCCCCCAGCTCGACGGACGCCAGCAGCCAGGCATCCTCCAACCACTGGAAGACGGACTCGGAGAAAACGGGCCGCCCCGCACTTCCCGTCCGCAGATCCTGGAGCACCCGCTCCACACGACCCGCCAGTTGCTTGGGATCCACCTCGAAGCGCCGCAACAACACCACCACCTCGGAGTCCTCCAGCGCCAGCAACTGCGCGAGCAGGTGCTCGACGACGATTTCATGGCAGTGGCTGCCACTGGCCCGGCCGACCGCCGCCTCGAGATGGCGGGTCGCGGTGGGGGTCAAGCGCTTCACGAGGGCTTGGGGATCGACGCGCATGGGCTGTCTCCAGAGGGCTGTCAGGCTTGGGCGGAGCCCTGCACGGTGATCCGGTTCTGCCGGTTCGTGCCAAGCCAGGTGTCCCGTCCGAGCCGTGAGGGCTCGTTCCGGTTGAGGTGGAACGTCTGGTTGACGCTCTCGCTCAGGAAGAGCTCGAAGGTGTATTCGAGCGGATCGCGGACGCAGAGGTTCACCACCTCCCGTGCCATGGGATAGAGATCTCCTTCGGGCATGAGCCGCCGCCAGGTCTGAGGGGCCAGCGGGCCGATCTCGACCTGGAACTTGCCTGTCCTGTCGAAGGCCTTGCCTCCCAGCAGGGTGTTGCGCCCCAACTGGTGGTTGGCGCGGCCCAACTGCATCTTCGCGTCGATGTCCACCCAGCGCCCCATGAACTGCCGCACGGACACGCGGGCCTCTCCCAGCGCGTCGCCCAGCACATCCTGGAGCGCCATCTCCAGCTTCTCGGCCGTGCGAACATAGCTGGCCAGAATGGGGGCGATCCGCAGCATCCTCCAGGCGGGCAACTTGCCCGTCTTCGCATGCACAAAGGTGTCAAAGCCCGCCAGGGCCAGGATGCGTTTGGACCACTGGTCGTCACAGGAGGAAGTCAGCTCACTGGTGACCCGGTACCGGGACTCGATGCGGAAGAACAGGGAGAGCAGCCGGTGGTGAAACAGATCCAGGAACTCTCGGCGAACAGGCCTGTCCGGGTCCTCCTGGGCGATCTCCTCTGCCACGTACATGGGCAAAGGTGACGAGGAGCCGGTGAGCCCCAGAAAGGTGGTGACCACCTCGAAGAGCGGACGCCGAGCCAGGTCGTCCTCTTCCTGGGAAGCCACCTGCCGGAGCGACACATCGCTGACGTCTCCCGAGGAGAACCCCAAGGACGGGTCGTGCCGGAAACGAATCTGCTCCTCCAGCACGGGGCCCAGCTCGCCCACGCGCACCGCCTTCGCGGTGAGCCTCTCGAGGTAGGCCACCAACTGGAAGAAGTTGAGCCGCCGGGCCACGGGGCTCAGGAACTCGGCTGCGGCTACAAGATTCTCTGAGTGCCGTTCCTCGGAAGCCACGAGTACTCCATCTGCGAAGGTTGGAGCCGGAGCACCAGCTCGTTGAAGGCGTTGAGGGTGACATTCGAAGCGAGCAGCTCATCGAGGATGCACCCGAAGAGAAACGAATCCCCGGTTCCCATGAAGCCCGACTCCTCCAACTCCACGGCGGTCCGGTTGCCTCGCACCGGCACCCCCTCCAGGAAACGGGTGCAGGAGCGCACCTCCACCGCGCGCACCGCATTGGTGCGCAGCCGGTTGGCCCGTCCTGTCAGGTCGTCCGTGATGGCGTGGAAGTTGTAGAGCTCGAGCAGTCGACGCATGGCGGCGGCATCCGCCAGGGAATGCTGGTTGATGGCCAGGTGAGAAAGAAGCCGCCAGTGCAGCTCGGTGCCCAAAGGCGCGCGCGCGGGTCGGCTCACCGGCGTGATGTTTCGAAAGCGCGCCTGAGGCGGTGAGGTGAAGGTGGCCAGACAGACGTCACCCACCTGCAAGCGGGTGGGCAACGAGCGGTTCGTGCACGTCAGATCGACGGACAGGGTCTCCTCGGACAACGAGGGCACCACATCGCGCGCCGTCTCCAGCGAGAGATAGGTGTCAATGCCATCATCGATGGGAGAAGGCACCCTGCGCAGCCGGTAGAAGGCCGGCTCCATCCCCTCCCCCGCCCCGTAGGCAAAGTCGAAGAAGGGCCGGTAGACACGCCGATCATTGCGGCCCGCCATCAAGCCCGTCACGCTGTCCACCGAATACACCTCCGAGTGCTTCGGCTCCATGTCGGAGGCACGCAGCAGGTGTTCCCGGTCCAGCGTGTGGTGACGCAGCGGGTGGGCCGAGGCGGAGAAGAGGTTGATGGCAGGAGCGCAGTGGAGCCGGAACATGTCCCGGCCCACGCGAGCCTCCAGCGGAGGCGGACGCTCCAGGTGGAAGGCCAGCTCGAAGCGATCCTCCGCCGGAGCGACGTTCTCCAGTTGGTGCACCTCGAAGAAGAGGAACTTCTCCGGGAGCGTGAAGTACTCCTGGAGCTGCCGGTACCCCTCGGAAGCCCTGAGCCAGGGGAGCATCTGAAACTTCCGGTCGAAGCCGATGGGATGGATGGCCGTCGCGGGGAGCCACACCTTGCGGCCCGAGCCGAGCCTCACCTCCACGCCCCGGCAGTACCTCAGCAACCACAGGAGAATCAGGGAGCTGGTGGCAAGCTCCGCATGAATGAACAGCCGCAGCCCTCCGGGCTTGAAGACCTCGGCGCGGCCCGTCTCATTCGTCTGAAACGAGAGGCGGAGCACGGGCGCGATGGCGGAGGACTTGTCGAGCTGCGCATCCTCCAGCGTCAGGGGCAGCAGGTCCACGTCCGCCGTGGTCCGGAAGAGACAGGACGTCCCATCCAGCGGCTGGGCCGCGATCTCCACGCCCGCGGAAACGCGAGAACGACCTCGCAAAGCGCGCGTCTGGGGGGTGAACTCGATGATGGTCGAAGCCGGAAGGGGACGCAGATAGTGCGGCAGCAGCAGGTCCGTCAGGACATGCACCATCTCAGGAATGTCGTCCTCGACCCGCTCCCGGATGCGGGCCGTCAGGAAGGCAAAGCCCTCCAGGAGCCGCTCGACATCGGGATCCGCGCCGCGCTCCACCAAGAGCCCGGCCACGGTGGGATTGGCCAAGCCAAAGGCCCTCCCCATCTCTCTCAGGTATGTGAGCTCACTCAGGTAATACTTACTGAACATTCGCTGGCCTCATGGCTCACCACAAATCGATCTGACCTCCAGCGCCCACCCGTGTCCGGAAGCGGAGGAGGCCTTGGCTTCCCTTCTGGGCCAGCTGCGCGGTGATTTCGAACTTCAGGGCCGAAGGCTCTCCCACATCGGGCGTGTGCACGACGGTGACATTCTTCAAACGCGGCTCGTACTCCTGAATGGCCATCCGGATGGATGACTGCATCTTCTGGATGGCCGACGGAAACGCATGGACGACATCGTTGAAGTCCAGGATGCCGTAAGCAGGCGAGGAAACGGACTCGCCCTTGCGGGTGTTGAGCAGCACCCGCAGGTGCGCGGTAATCGACTCCGTGGGATGCTCCCGCTGAGAAGACAGATGTCCGCCGCCCTTCTCGAGACGGGATAGGAGCCCACGGGTAGACATCGCGTCGAACCTCCAAAAGAGCACCCGCGGTGCGCGGGTGCCCCATGGTTGGAAAACCGTGCGTCAGCGCTGATCGGACCAGGTGTCCTCGTGCTGCACGCCCCCGTTCGTGAAGGTCCACGAGATGGTGTGGAACACGAAGGAGATCTCCTCCAGGGGCGGCTCGAAGGAGGTGGCGGGAACGATGGTGCTGGGCACGTACTGCTTCAAGTGGTTGATGCGGCCCGACTTGAAGGCGACGGTGTAGAACTGCTCCGTCGTTCCGTCTCCCGTGGGATGAGGACGGAAGAACTTCAGGGTTCCCTCGACGACCGCGTTCTCCACCAGGGCCTTCATCAGGAGCGGCGAGCTCTTGTCGATGCGCTTGCGAATGAGCAGGGGCGCGTACTGGCGCCGACCCGTCGCCAGGCCCGAGCCGCGCTCACGCGCGGTGACAACTTCCTGCTCGTAATAGACGCACTCGATGGAGTTCTCGCGCCCCAGGCTCTTCTGGGTGCTCTCCCCTTGGATGTCCTGCCCATTCGCCTTCAGATAGAGGTGTACTGTCTCGGCCATGATCCCCTCCAACATCTGTGTGTGATTGGAACCAGAGCCGTTTCCGGCTCCGGGCACGGTAAAGACATCCCCAGCCCCCCCCCGCGCGCTGGCGGCTGGTCTTGGACTTCACCTCGTACGGAGGCCTACTCCTTGTCGAGCTTGCCCACCAACGACAGCGTGAAGGCCGCTCCCATGTACTTGAAGTGCGGACGCACCTGGATGCCGCACCGGTACCAGCCCGGCTGGCCATCGACGTCCTCCACCGTGACCCGGGCCGTGCGCAGCGGCCGGCGCGAGCGGACCACCGGTGCAGGGTCGTCCATGTCGGCCACGTACTGGCTGATCCAGTGGTTGAGCTCGCGCTCCAGGTCCGCGCGCTCCTTCCAACTGCCAATCTGCTCGCGCTGCAGCACTTTGATGTAGTGCGCCAGGCGGCTCATGATGAACATGTAGGGCAGCTGGGTGCTGAGCCGGTAGTTGGTCTCCGCCTGCTTCCCCTCGGGCGTACTGCCAAAGAACTTGGCGCGCTGGGTGGAGTTGGCCGAGAAGAAGGCCGCATTGTCGGCGGACTTGCGGAACACCAGGCCGATGAAGCCCTCCTCGGACAGCTCGTACTCCCGGCGCTCGGTCAGGAGGATTTCGGTGGGAATCTTGGTCTGGATTTCTCCCAGCGCCTCGTACTGGTGAAGCGGGAGGTTCTCCACCGCGCCACCGGACTGGGGACCAATGATGTTGGGGCTCCACCGGTACTTGGCGAAGGAGTCCGCCACGCGGGTGGCGAGCGCGATGGAGGCATGCCCCCACAGGTAGCGCTCATGGCTGCCCACCACGTCCTCCTGGAAGTTGAAGGCCTTCACCGGGATGGTCTTCTCGCCGTAAGGCAGGCGCAGCAGGAAGCGCGGCAGGCACAGGCCCACGTAGCGCGAGTCCTCACTGTCGCGGAACGAATGCCAGCGGGCGTACTGAGGCCCCTCGAAGAGCGACTTGAGGTCCTTCAGGTTGGGCAAGTCGAGGACATTGCTCTCCCCGAAGAACTCCGGGCCCGCGTTGGCGATGAAGGGCGCGTGGGCCATGGATGCCACCGCCGCGCACTTGCGGAGCAGCTCGACGTCCTGCGGACCCGGACCGAAGTCGAAGTTCCCGCACATCATGCCGTAGGGCTTGCCGCCAAAGACGCCGTACTCATTCGAGTAGATGAGGCGGTACAGCCCGCTCTTCACCACCTCCGGCGCGTCCTCGAAGTCCTTGAGCAGGTCCTCCTTGGAGACGTTGAGCATCTCCACGCGAACGTTTTCCCGGAAGTCCACCTTGTCGATGAGGAACTTCAAGGAGCGCCACGTGGACTCCATCGCCTGGAAGTCCGGATGGTGGAGCACCTCGTTGACCTGCGTGCTGAGGCGACGGTCGATCTCCGCGATCATCGCGTCAACGAGCGCCTTGTCCACACGCTCTTCGGCCCGATTCGGCGCCAACATCTCGGTGATGAAGGCTTGCACGCCGCGCAGGGCGACATCATAGCCTTCGTCCTTGGGCTTGAGGCGGGCCTCGGACAGGATGGAGCTGAGCAGGGAGGTGTCGCTCTCCGCCACGACCCCCTCAGGAGTGCCACTCTTCTGGACATTCGTCTCGGTCTTCATGGAGTCCCCTCTCTGGCGATTACGACTTCGCGCCGCTGTCGTCCTTCATGCCCAACTCCTGCATCAGCTTCTGCCGGGTGTCGGGATCACTGAGCAGAGCCTGGAGCTTCCGGCGGAACGCCGGGAGATTCCCCAGAGGCCCCTTGAGCGCATGCAGCGCCGCGCGCAACTCCAGCAACTTCTTCAATTCGGGAACCTGATTGACGACGTTCTCAGGCGTGAAGTCCGCCAGGGAGCGGAACTGCAACGTCATGGCCAGGCTGGCGCCGGACTCGTTGGAAAGCTTGTCAGGCACCGACAGAGACACCTGCAATTGCTGCTGCGCCATCACCTCGTTGAAGTTGTCTTTGTCGACGTTGATGGGCGCCCGCTCCTCCAGCGCCCGCGTGTCCTCTTGATGGGTGAAATCGCCCATCATCAGGATCTTGAGCGGCAGTTCGACCTGCTCTTGAGCGTTTCCAGTGGCGGGCTTGTAGACGATGTTCACGCGCTCAGTGGGCGCAACGGAACTTTCCTTACTCATGAGCAGGGATTCCCCGGGTAATGGGTGAGCGAGGACTGCACAACAGGGGTGGGAGAGACAAACAGGCGGACGAGCTATGAACGACCGAGCAGTCTAGAAACGCACTGTCTACACTTACAGTATTAAACGCAAAGATGCGGACGGGTCAAGCTGCACCAACCTTTTAAAGTGTAACCAGTTTTCGGAAGATGGGCTGACGGTATTTTTTTGGCTGATCCGGGCCACGATGAGCAGGCCCTCGAGGCACTCCGCCGACAAAGCGGGTTCCCACTCGTCCAGCCCTCGGCTGGCGCTCTCCGCGACGAGGGGTTCGTACAGCGCTTGGGACAAAGCCGGTTGTCCTGAAATGACACAAAATCTCGCCAGACTTAGACGCGCTTTGAACCGGGCACGTCCGTTGGGAGCCGCAGCGGCCTGCTGGTGAAGTTTCGCCAGGGCTTCTGAAACCCTCCCAGATGCAAGCAATTCCCGTAACTCGGGATGCAATGGATTGATTTCCTCTTCTGGCACCGCTGCGCGGGGGAGGGGAATCGCAGGCGCTGGGTGCTCAACGACCTCGGCTTCCAGCCACTTCTGGGTGCGCTCATCCGCGAGAGGCGTTCCGTCCACCGAGAGAAGGTTCTCCAATCCAGGCATCCGCTTCAGCAGCGCGGCCACTTCCTGGCGCACCGTCTCACGTGCAGGCGCGTGGCTGGCCCCAAGGCCCGCCAGCGCGACCGCGCTGTAGCGCTGGAGTTCCAGCACGAACCGGTATTGCCCCAACGCTCCTTCGGACTCTTCCAGCAATTCCGCCCAGCGCGCATGGCTCTCCAGTCGATCCAATTGGGCCCGCAGCGAAGAGGGAATCGAAGCCACCTGCGTCCGGCCGGCAGCGCCCACCGCGGGGGGCTGCGTGAGGTGCAACCAGAGCCCCGCGCGGAGAACCCGGTAGGCGAGCGGATCCGAGGACTGCGCTTGCCGGAGCACCCGGGCGGTTTCCACCAGCGAACCTCCGATGTTCCTGAGGAACTCATGGGCTGAGTCCGCACTCCCGGGCGGCGCTCCGGGACTCCCTCCGGGCACCATGGCCGGGGGGAGGGGCTGCTCGGACTTGGCGGGCACTTGCGCGGGAGAAACTGGCGCGGCCGCAGGCACCTCGGGCTTGGACTCAATGGCCGAGACAGGCACGGAAGCGGGAGCCGGAGAGGACGACGCTGGGTGGGGAATCCGGCTCCGGAGCCGAATCACCCCCTCGAGCAGAGGGCTCAGAGCGGGCGCTTGCTCCTCGAAGCGGGCCCGGGAGATCTCCACCAACCTCCGGACCGCGGCCTCCAGTGCCTCGGCCACCTCCCCGTCCTCTCCCGCCACCGGTGTGGACGGCAGTGCAGCCGCCATCCGGTTCACGAACCACCCCACCGCGTTTGCGCGGCCCCGAAGCCGCTTGGCCTCCGGGAAGAGACTCGGCCAGTACTGCTCGAGCACGTCGGTGAGCACCGTCACCCCGGTCAACGTGCCGCGAAGCCCGTCGGTGACCGACAGGCCGTAAGCCAGGTACGAGGCGAGGTACAGGTCCTTGCTGCTCCGGCGCAACAGGTCTCCCGCCTGCTCGACCACCTTGCCCCAATTGACCGGTGCCCCCGTGGGCGACTCCAGGCCGGAGATCTCCAGGCTGAGGGCCTCGTAGGCGGGCTCGTGCTTCGCGGACGCCCCGGCCGGGGCCTCTTCGGAGATGGGCGCCGTCCAGGACCGGGCGCGCTCGTGGAGCTGTTCAAGAGAGGAGGGCATGAGGCGGGACATGGCTCACCACGACAAGGCGTGGAGCAGTTCCTCCAGGGAAGCGGTGGGAGAATCGATGAGCCGGAGCTGCGTTCCGGAAAGGGACCGTCTCGCGCGCTCGATGGCCGACGCCAGGGAGGTCCGCAGCGGCCACAACCGGGAGCTTCCTCGCCCAGGACGCGCCAGGAGCAGGAACAGTTCCGGGACCGTGGCGCCCAGGCAGAGCAACAACCGCTGTCCCTCCTCGGACCAGGCGAACGCCGGAGGCATGGAAGGCCACCGCAGCAAACGCGCCGCGAGCTCCAACCACACGCCGGGTCCCAGCGCGGGGTTCAGCGGGCACTCCAAGATGACGTTCGCGGCCGCCTGCTGGCGGTCCCGTTCGCCCGT encodes the following:
- the tssG gene encoding type VI secretion system baseplate subunit TssG → MASEERHSENLVAAAEFLSPVARRLNFFQLVAYLERLTAKAVRVGELGPVLEEQIRFRHDPSLGFSSGDVSDVSLRQVASQEEDDLARRPLFEVVTTFLGLTGSSSPLPMYVAEEIAQEDPDRPVRREFLDLFHHRLLSLFFRIESRYRVTSELTSSCDDQWSKRILALAGFDTFVHAKTGKLPAWRMLRIAPILASYVRTAEKLEMALQDVLGDALGEARVSVRQFMGRWVDIDAKMQLGRANHQLGRNTLLGGKAFDRTGKFQVEIGPLAPQTWRRLMPEGDLYPMAREVVNLCVRDPLEYTFELFLSESVNQTFHLNRNEPSRLGRDTWLGTNRQNRITVQGSAQA
- the tssF gene encoding type VI secretion system baseplate subunit TssF, translating into MFSKYYLSELTYLREMGRAFGLANPTVAGLLVERGADPDVERLLEGFAFLTARIRERVEDDIPEMVHVLTDLLLPHYLRPLPASTIIEFTPQTRALRGRSRVSAGVEIAAQPLDGTSCLFRTTADVDLLPLTLEDAQLDKSSAIAPVLRLSFQTNETGRAEVFKPGGLRLFIHAELATSSLILLWLLRYCRGVEVRLGSGRKVWLPATAIHPIGFDRKFQMLPWLRASEGYRQLQEYFTLPEKFLFFEVHQLENVAPAEDRFELAFHLERPPPLEARVGRDMFRLHCAPAINLFSASAHPLRHHTLDREHLLRASDMEPKHSEVYSVDSVTGLMAGRNDRRVYRPFFDFAYGAGEGMEPAFYRLRRVPSPIDDGIDTYLSLETARDVVPSLSEETLSVDLTCTNRSLPTRLQVGDVCLATFTSPPQARFRNITPVSRPARAPLGTELHWRLLSHLAINQHSLADAAAMRRLLELYNFHAITDDLTGRANRLRTNAVRAVEVRSCTRFLEGVPVRGNRTAVELEESGFMGTGDSFLFGCILDELLASNVTLNAFNELVLRLQPSQMEYSWLPRNGTQRIL
- the tssE gene encoding type VI secretion system baseplate subunit TssE, which codes for MSTRGLLSRLEKGGGHLSSQREHPTESITAHLRVLLNTRKGESVSSPAYGILDFNDVVHAFPSAIQKMQSSIRMAIQEYEPRLKNVTVVHTPDVGEPSALKFEITAQLAQKGSQGLLRFRTRVGAGGQIDLW
- the tssD gene encoding type VI secretion system tube protein TssD; translation: MAETVHLYLKANGQDIQGESTQKSLGRENSIECVYYEQEVVTARERGSGLATGRRQYAPLLIRKRIDKSSPLLMKALVENAVVEGTLKFFRPHPTGDGTTEQFYTVAFKSGRINHLKQYVPSTIVPATSFEPPLEEISFVFHTISWTFTNGGVQHEDTWSDQR
- the tssC gene encoding type VI secretion system contractile sheath large subunit translates to MKTETNVQKSGTPEGVVAESDTSLLSSILSEARLKPKDEGYDVALRGVQAFITEMLAPNRAEERVDKALVDAMIAEIDRRLSTQVNEVLHHPDFQAMESTWRSLKFLIDKVDFRENVRVEMLNVSKEDLLKDFEDAPEVVKSGLYRLIYSNEYGVFGGKPYGMMCGNFDFGPGPQDVELLRKCAAVASMAHAPFIANAGPEFFGESNVLDLPNLKDLKSLFEGPQYARWHSFRDSEDSRYVGLCLPRFLLRLPYGEKTIPVKAFNFQEDVVGSHERYLWGHASIALATRVADSFAKYRWSPNIIGPQSGGAVENLPLHQYEALGEIQTKIPTEILLTERREYELSEEGFIGLVFRKSADNAAFFSANSTQRAKFFGSTPEGKQAETNYRLSTQLPYMFIMSRLAHYIKVLQREQIGSWKERADLERELNHWISQYVADMDDPAPVVRSRRPLRTARVTVEDVDGQPGWYRCGIQVRPHFKYMGAAFTLSLVGKLDKE
- the tssB gene encoding type VI secretion system contractile sheath small subunit, whose protein sequence is MSKESSVAPTERVNIVYKPATGNAQEQVELPLKILMMGDFTHQEDTRALEERAPINVDKDNFNEVMAQQQLQVSLSVPDKLSNESGASLAMTLQFRSLADFTPENVVNQVPELKKLLELRAALHALKGPLGNLPAFRRKLQALLSDPDTRQKLMQELGMKDDSGAKS
- the tssA gene encoding type VI secretion system protein TssA; its protein translation is MPSSLEQLHERARSWTAPISEEAPAGASAKHEPAYEALSLEISGLESPTGAPVNWGKVVEQAGDLLRRSSKDLYLASYLAYGLSVTDGLRGTLTGVTVLTDVLEQYWPSLFPEAKRLRGRANAVGWFVNRMAAALPSTPVAGEDGEVAEALEAAVRRLVEISRARFEEQAPALSPLLEGVIRLRSRIPHPASSSPAPASVPVSAIESKPEVPAAAPVSPAQVPAKSEQPLPPAMVPGGSPGAPPGSADSAHEFLRNIGGSLVETARVLRQAQSSDPLAYRVLRAGLWLHLTQPPAVGAAGRTQVASIPSSLRAQLDRLESHARWAELLEESEGALGQYRFVLELQRYSAVALAGLGASHAPARETVRQEVAALLKRMPGLENLLSVDGTPLADERTQKWLEAEVVEHPAPAIPLPRAAVPEEEINPLHPELRELLASGRVSEALAKLHQQAAAAPNGRARFKARLSLARFCVISGQPALSQALYEPLVAESASRGLDEWEPALSAECLEGLLIVARISQKNTVSPSSENWLHFKRLVQLDPSASLRLIL